The region GCCGGTGCGGCCTACGTCGTGCGCGGTGGCGGCGCGGGCGGTGGCGCGGTCGCGCTCGGGGACGCGGGCGCGGTGCTGACGCGGATCGACGGCGCGGTCGCCGGCGACGAGGCCGGGGCCGCGGTGGCCGGTCCGGGCGACGTCAACGGCGACGGCGTCCCGGACGTCCTGGCCGGCGCGCCCGGCGCCGATCCCGGCGGGCGCTCGGGCGCGGGTGCGGCGTACGTCGTGCTCGGCGCGGGCAGGCAGGCGCGCACCGTCGACCTCGCGAGCGACCTGGGGCGCGTCGTCCCGCTCGACGGCGGCGCCGCGAGCGACTCGGCCGGCCGCTCCGTCGGCGGCGCGGGCGACGTCACCGGCGACGGCCTCCCCGACGTCCTGGTCGGCGCGCCGGGGGCCGACCGGCCGGACATCCGGGACGCGGGCGCGGCCTACGTGCTCGCCGCGCGGCCCGCGGACCTCGCCGTGTCGGTGGCGGCGTCGCCGGCCCAGGCGGCGGTCGGCGACCCGGTCGAGGTGTCGGTCGCCGCGGTCAACAACGGCCCCGACGACGCGCCCGGGGCGCAGCTGGTCGTCACGCTCGAGCCCGGCTTCACCGTCGACAGCTATGACATCAGCCAGGGCACGTGCACCCAGGTCGGCCGGCAGCTGCGCTGCGCGCTCGGCACGCTGCGCGCGGGCGGCGGCGCGCTGCTGCTCCTGCGCGGGACGGTGGGGGCGGGGACGACCGGGACGCTCGCCGAGGCCACGGCGACCTCGGCGTTCGCGCCGGACGTCGTCACGGCCAACGACCGCGCCGCGGCGGTCGTCGCGGTGTCTGGCGGCAGCGGCCCGGAACCGGCGCCGAGTCCCGCACCTGCGCCGGCGCCCGCTCCCGCCCCGAGCCCGGGGACGCCGCCGAGCCGGCTGGTCGTGACCAAGCGCGTCGTGCAGGACGCCGCGTTCGTCGGCGAGCCGTTGGACTACGACGTGACGATCCGCAACGACGGCGGTCAGCGCAGCGAAGCGATCAGGCTCACCGATCTCTTCTCGGCGCTGGTGCACGTCGTCGCCGTCGCGGGCGACGGCGCGCGCTGCACGACGGGCCGCCCGATCGCCTGCGCGCTCCCCGCGCTCGCGCCGGGCGCGTCGGCGACGCTCCACGTCCGGGTCGTGCCGCAGCGCGGCGGCCGCCTCGCCAACGTCGCGGGCGTCCTCGGCTCGGGCGCGGCGACCGCCGCGGCGCCGAGCAACGCCACGGCGGCGATCACCGTCGGCCCGCGCCGCGCGCGGCTCGCGCTCGCGCTGCGCGGGCCGTCCGGCCGGATCCGGCCCGGCGCGCGCGTCGCCTTCCACGCGACGGTCGCCGCCGGCCAGGCGGTCAACGCCCGCGCGCTGGTGCTCTGCGCCCGGCTCCCGGACGGGTGGCGGCCGCTGCCCGGCGGCGGCGTGCGCGTGCGCGCCGGCCGCCCCTGCTGGGCGACCGCGCAGCTGCTCGCGGGCCGCGCGCGGCGGCTGACGATCGCGGCGCGCGT is a window of Conexibacter woesei Iso977N DNA encoding:
- a CDS encoding FG-GAP-like repeat-containing protein, producing the protein MRSRTGPWRSAALAVGLVALATAAPAAHALTEGAEVDLASQFHTRIDGASVRIGRTVAGSQGGAAVAGAGDVNGDGVPDTIVGAPQGGPNTAGAAFVVFGPAAPGTVDLATLVADGRGIEIDAASAGGSALAGSSVAGAGDVNGDGYGDVIVGAPFAGATGRTTGEAYIIFGRPGAALVNLAQAGDDRIVLQGAAAGSRAGHAVAGIGDVNGDGLADVLVGAPQASRALPGHAYVVFGRASAQPVALGALGAGGVTIDGVAGDQAGFAVGAAADVDGDGRPDVVVGAPGAAPGGRTGAGSAYILLTRPGTTTVDLAALPAGDVRIDGAAADDGAGRSVAGAGDVDGDGHADVLVGAPFADPDVRGSAGAAYVVRGGGAGGGAVALGDAGAVLTRIDGAVAGDEAGAAVAGPGDVNGDGVPDVLAGAPGADPGGRSGAGAAYVVLGAGRQARTVDLASDLGRVVPLDGGAASDSAGRSVGGAGDVTGDGLPDVLVGAPGADRPDIRDAGAAYVLAARPADLAVSVAASPAQAAVGDPVEVSVAAVNNGPDDAPGAQLVVTLEPGFTVDSYDISQGTCTQVGRQLRCALGTLRAGGGALLLLRGTVGAGTTGTLAEATATSAFAPDVVTANDRAAAVVAVSGGSGPEPAPSPAPAPAPAPAPSPGTPPSRLVVTKRVVQDAAFVGEPLDYDVTIRNDGGQRSEAIRLTDLFSALVHVVAVAGDGARCTTGRPIACALPALAPGASATLHVRVVPQRGGRLANVAGVLGSGAATAAAPSNATAAITVGPRRARLALALRGPSGRIRPGARVAFHATVAAGQAVNARALVLCARLPDGWRPLPGGGVRVRAGRPCWATAQLLAGRARRLTIAARVPRGYGGGRYTTRATAVAANAPAARARASSRVAEVPHPCASSARAGGPVAHAAC